AGCGGTGCGCCTTCATATGCGTGCTGTCGATCAGGACCTCGGCGGGCGGCCCGCCTGCTGCCGCGAGCGTGACGAACAGCTCCTGCCACACACCCTTTGCCGCCCAGCGCACGAACCGGTTGTAGAGCGTCTTCCTCGGCCCGTAGCAGGCCGGCGCGTCGACCCAGCGCCCGCCCGACTTCACCACATGAATGATGCCGCTGATCACCCGCCGATCATCGACCCGCGCCACACCGCGCACCTTGTCCGGCAGCAGCGGACGCAGCCGCTCGAACTGGGCTTCACTCAACCAAAACTCGCTCAAATCCACGCTCCTGCTGGCGCAGCGCATGAATCACATCCCAGCCGCCAAGGGAATCCCGTTTATGGGTCCCGACCCTAACAGGCGCCTGAGCACGATTATCTTCCGTGCGGCATAGACTGCCGACCGCTGCAAAAGCGCGAAATATCGCACCGTGATACTTGAAACGGTCAGAAGCATCAGTGAGATCACAATCTCGGCGTTGGTGCCTAACTTAGTCGCCATGTTTTGTAGGCTGGCCAAATTTCCCGTAGATCCCACAATAGTGATCAAGGTTCCGCTGAAAAACAGCGCAAGCCCTGCCGCAGCGGTGAGGCTTCTCTGGTCGGCTTGTAGTGCCGTGGCGGCGAGTTCATATTCTTTGATCCCAACCTCAGCACGATCATTGTCGAGCTTATAGGTTGGGAAGTATTGTTGCGCGGCTTGCAAGTGCGACGGACCCATGGATGCACTGTGGCGCGCATCTATTCACGTAGCAAGGTGACACGAGCGAACGGAACAAGCGCTTGCCGTTTATCGGCACGCCATAGCCCCCTCGACAACCGATGTGGACAAACCACAAACAAACCCCTTTCCGGCGTCTATCCCCTTTGGACATGTAGGAGCAAATGTAGTAACGCACCACCATGCCGGAAGCGAGTCGGCGTGATGGGGGAGGTATGCGTCCAGCGATCATTACAGGCCTGTCGTCGGTGGCCTTCGCCATTGGCGGGTGGGTATTGCCGATGAGATACCCGAACCTTCAACCTTGGGTGGCGGATGCTCTATTGTGGGCCGCCGCCGCCATGCTTTTTATAGCTGTTATTTTGTGGCTCTGGGGACTTCGAAAGCCGAATTCATCGCCGACGATGCCAGGGTCTTCCGGCCCCAACTCGCCGATCATAACCGGAAATGATAATACTCTCGCTATCGGCGAAGGAGCGAGGATCATGGGCGACGACAATCGCAAGGGCAACTTTGCCGGCAATAACTTTGGCACGCAAAATTATCACGAAGCGCCGCCGCAGCGAAGTGTCGGATCTACGTTCGCTCAAATGTTGGCATCTGCTCCCGCGCCCGTCCCCGTCCGAACCCGGTCATTTGGCACAGAACACGAAAAGAAGGTGCTCGAATCGTCGATTAACGCGGCGTTTCAGGAGCTAGGGTTCGAGGCTGGTTCGCAGGGTATGTTTGGAGGCGGCGAGACCTTTGTTGGCGTTCGTGTGAACCCCGCAGAGAACCAGCAATCAATAGATTTTGCCACAGTCATCGCGAACGCGCTGTCCGCATCGGGCCTTGAAGGCGTCGACCTGAGGGCCGGCAATCCAGCATGGTCGACCCAAAGTTTCGTGCGTATTGAGATTGGAGAGAATGGTGCCTGACAACCCCAACACCCGCTTCGACCGCCTCCTAGACGCGATGGCCCACGGTCACGCGCCTGTTACCGGGCGAAAGAAAACATCAGACGATCAAGCATCAGGTGAGGCGTCTGACGCATGTTCCAGCGATACTCGAACTCGCCCAGATACTTCGGAAGGTGACGACCGCTGACGTGAATATGCGTGCCGTTGATGCCGCGCTTTAGCTGCGCCCAAAAGCCCTCGATTGCGTTCACGGTCGCGCCGGTCTTGCGGCAAACATACTGGTCAAGCGAGTGGTTCACGGTGGCGTGCTGATAGCCCATCGTGCCAACGCCGCCATAGCCCAGCCAATCGTCGGTATGGACCTTGCTGGGGCGCTTCACGGTCGCGCGGATGATCGGAAGCAGGGTGCCGCTCTTGCGGTCGGGAACAACGTGCGTGACCAGATCGCCGCCATGCTCAAGCATCCCGAACACGACCGTCTTGTTTGACGCGCCAGCATCGCGCTTGTCCTTGGCGCTCTGATAGCCACCGATGAACGTTTCATCGACTTGGACCGTGCGGCCTAGACCGCCAATCGGGGCGCTGCCGTCAACCGCGCCCATGTATTCGCGGATCATGTGGCACATGCGCCATGCCGTCTTGTAGGTCACTCCCAGCTGACGCTCGACTTCCTTCGCCGCGACACCGTTCCGCGATGCGCAGAACTGGAACATGACGAAGAACCAGTCCCGCAGCGGGGTGCGGGTGCGGTCGAACGGCGTGCCAGCGGTCGGATAGACCTGATAGGCGCACCACTGACACTGATACGAACGGCGAGCCTTTACGCGGGTGAACTTCGCGGGGCGGTCGCAACCGGGGCAAGCGAAGTCGGTGCCGTAGCGAACCTGAAACAGGTGATCCAGGCACGCATCTTCGGTCGGGAAGCGGTCCTGAAACTGACGGAGCGTTGGGGCTTTGTTCGACATAGGGATTGTATGCCACAAAGCCTTACATGTCGCAAGGGGATAAGCGCCCCCTTTCCTACAAGCCCCATCCCAGCACATAAACTGGTGGATGAACGACTCACCCACCCCGCCCGCCGCGTCTGACGAGGATGAAGCCATCCTCGCCTTCACGCCCGCCCCCAATTGTGGCCGCGCCGATGGCTGGACTGCGCGCCGACAAACCGACTTCATCCACGCCCTCGCCGTCATGGGCACCGTCACCCGCGCCTGCAAAGCGGTCGGGATGAGCCGCCAGACAGCCTACAAATTGCGCGAGCGGCCCGAGGCGGCCGACTTCGCCCGCGCGTGGGATGCGGCACTAATGATGGGCTATGACCGCATGTTCAGCATGGCGATGGACCGCGCGCTCAATGGCGTCACCCGCCGCGTTACTATCGCGGGCGTGAGATCGGCACGATCACCCGCCCCGATTTCCGCATGGCGATGGCGGCGCTCGCCGAACCTCCCAAACCGCCGCAGCGCCATCGCAAACTGACAGAATGAAGCGCGTTGCGCGGAACTTCGTCAGTTTCGCGACGCCGCGACGCCCCGCTCCACGCGCACCGCGCCGACCGCCCACAACGCCCACGCGATAATCAACGGCTGCGCCAGCAACCGCGGCACATGATACCACGCCGACAGCCCCGTCCCGCTCCCGCCCAGCCACGCCAGGTCGATCATCGCGTGCTTCACATTGGCCGGCCACACGCACAGCGCATAGAGCGCCAGCGCCCAACCCGCCGCCAGCCGCCACCGCCGGGTGATCAGCGCGGCGGCACAGATCAGTTCTGCCGCGCCGGTAGTCAGCACCCACTCGCGCGCGTCCCACGGCACCCATGCCGGCACGATCCGCGCCATCGCATCGGTGAACAGGAAATGCGCCACCCCTGCCGTCGCATAGAAGATCGCGAGCAGCCACCGCCCGATCCGCCGCCCCCGCGTCTCCGGCAGCTCCGCCATCGCCTACAGCTTGGCGGCGGCTTCGATGATCGGCACGAACTTCGCGGCGGTCAGGCTCGCCCCGCCGACCAGCGCGCCGTCGACATTGTCCACCGCCAGGATCTCGCCTGCATTCGAACCCGTAACCGACCCGCCATACAGGATACGAATACCCTCGGCCTTCTCCGTCCCGACCATCATGCCCAGCTTGGCGCGGGCGATGGCGTGGATCAGCTCGATTTCCTCCAGCGTCGGGGTCCGCCCGGTCCCGATCGCCCAGCGCGGTTCATAGGCCAGCGTGAACCAGCTGCCGTCGGCATCCTCGGGCACCGATTTCTCGATCTGCGCCTGCACCACCCGCTCGGCGCGACCGGCATTGCGTTCCGCCTCGGTCTCCCCAACGCAGAGGATTACGTTCAGGCCATGGCGATGCGCCGCCGCCGCCTTGGCCCAGGCGTCGTGGCTGGTCTCGTTCTGGTCCGCCCGCCGCTCGCTATGCCCGACGATGGTCAGCGTGGCGCCGGCATCCTTCAGCATCGGGGCAGAGATGCATCCGGTATGCGCACCGCTGTCATTCTCATGACAATCCTGCCCGCCGATCGGCATGCCGCCTGCCACTGCCACTGCCCGGGCGATCAGCGTCGCCGGTGGGCACAAGGCGACATCAACGCCGGAATGGGCAGCCGCCGCTTCGGCAATCGCCGCCACTTCGCCCAACGAATCGGTGACGCCGTTCATCTTCCAGTTGCCCGCCACCAGCTTGCGCCGCATCCCGCTTCCCCTGTTGTCCATTATCGGACAAGCCCGATAGGCGGCGATCCCACGCCGCACAAGCATCTTGCCCGCCACCGCTGCCGTTGTCGCTTGATGCCAATGCCCCTGCCCCCTAAAGCGAGGCCAATCTTTCCCATTTCAGCGGGTTTCCATGCTCACCAACTTCCGCCGCGTCATTTTCTCGACCCCCGGCAAGATCGTTGCCCTGCTGCTGCTGGTGGCGCTCGGCGTCGGCTTTGCGATGATGGACGTCCAGAATCTTGGCGTCGGCGGCCCGTCGTCCAGCGGCCCGCTGGTTCAGGTTGGCAACAAGAAGCTGACGCAGCAGGAGCTTCAGGACCGCCTCCGCAACGCATTGGAGCGGGTGCGGCAGCAACAGCCGATGCTCGACATGGCGCAGTTCGTCCGTACCGGCGGGTTCGAACAAGTGCTGAACCAGGTCATCGACGGTATGGCGCTGGAGGAATATGCGACGCAGCAGGGCATGGCGGTGTCCCCCGCCGCAATCGACGGCCAGATCGCGTCGATCCCCGCCTTTCAGGGCTTCGACGGCAAGTTCAGCCAGCAGCGCTTCGACCAGCTCCTGGCGGAACAGCGGCTGACCGCAGAGCAGGTGCGGGCCGATATCCGTCGCGAAACGCTGGTTCAGTGGCTCATCAGCCCGATCGCGAACCCCGGCCCGGTTCCGGTCGAACTCGCGCTGCCCTATGCCTCGCTGATGCTGGAGCGGCGCAAGGGTTCGGTCGGCTATGTCCCAATCGGCGCGATTGCCCCCGGCAACCCGCCGACCGACGCCGAACTTCAGGCATATTACCAGAAGAACTCGGGCCGCTACACGCTGCCCGAACGCCGCGTGGTGCGCTACGCCGTGGTCGATCCCGCCCAGTTTGCGGAAAGCGCCAAAGCGACCGAGGCGGA
The genomic region above belongs to Sphingomonas sp. J315 and contains:
- the tpiA gene encoding triose-phosphate isomerase; translated protein: MRRKLVAGNWKMNGVTDSLGEVAAIAEAAAAHSGVDVALCPPATLIARAVAVAGGMPIGGQDCHENDSGAHTGCISAPMLKDAGATLTIVGHSERRADQNETSHDAWAKAAAAHRHGLNVILCVGETEAERNAGRAERVVQAQIEKSVPEDADGSWFTLAYEPRWAIGTGRTPTLEEIELIHAIARAKLGMMVGTEKAEGIRILYGGSVTGSNAGEILAVDNVDGALVGGASLTAAKFVPIIEAAAKL
- a CDS encoding IS1595 family transposase — encoded protein: MSNKAPTLRQFQDRFPTEDACLDHLFQVRYGTDFACPGCDRPAKFTRVKARRSYQCQWCAYQVYPTAGTPFDRTRTPLRDWFFVMFQFCASRNGVAAKEVERQLGVTYKTAWRMCHMIREYMGAVDGSAPIGGLGRTVQVDETFIGGYQSAKDKRDAGASNKTVVFGMLEHGGDLVTHVVPDRKSGTLLPIIRATVKRPSKVHTDDWLGYGGVGTMGYQHATVNHSLDQYVCRKTGATVNAIEGFWAQLKRGINGTHIHVSGRHLPKYLGEFEYRWNMRQTPHLMLDRLMFSFAR